The following are from one region of the Littorina saxatilis isolate snail1 linkage group LG2, US_GU_Lsax_2.0, whole genome shotgun sequence genome:
- the LOC138959841 gene encoding mucin-4-like gives MSHSQRTWIVVCFLLELLTGSHSSRLRRQAPDESQDPSLQDLSSLLGQLPAQSLPGNGMDLTNLMDSVSQALGQGAQGMGQGVGQSVGQGMDLSSVMDMANALQQKPERGVRVHFNDGGSEAAMMEVFVETKSVDDLMGSKAGRQQLGQLNAQLEQAMGSLGQGMNMMQGVHQAQQAVDAVNAPNLEAMLSDIARMLSSGGSAGLFPGLAGNDSMNLLLQTMDQLPALKSLMENLSRMLAGLETGQPSTAQTMQQMLASAASSLQGLLGNGRSMPGADGMRQMMEMAVNSLVGNMELLNTLMYSTQHTLSDPSFLQTLNNTHCLMTTLTDPRPNQGLALHCMQQLMQTVLTPQNSEQIMTTMRDFLNTYVNNPQTLQTVMKLLQTPSLDTAFTLLQSFVGQLDVAGSDVTTAMQTVQTMLRGLLQNQPLMEALSKLLQSPESGSLYRDVMDMLRNSTLGDPVTQQLLLVVNDTLVRVWTSGDLGQAADTLRQMTAMLSQAQDPGQPLSQSQLAFLDMLNKVMDMMVSVANRSTTQLPDSSTTARPAITDTPTPRAPPSTTATVRETTSSPGQTTTSSTSTTTARPATPLPPARSSSAAPSPAPATTGRSDTQDDDDDSGAVHLSFSVISVALALFVSTMFL, from the exons ATGTCGCACTCTCAACGAACATGGATTGTCGTCTGCTTCTTGCTCGAACTACTGACAG GCTCACACAGCAGCCGACTGAGACGTCAGGCACCGGATGAAAGCCAGGACCCTTCCCTCCAAGACCTGAGCAGCCTTCTGGGCCAGCTGCCCGCCCAGTCGTTACCCGGCAATGGCATGGACCTCACCAACCTCATGGACTCTGTCAGCCAGGCCTTGGGACAAGGCGCCCAGGGCATGGGACAAGGCGTGGGACAGAGCGTAGGACAAGGCATGGACCTCAGCAGTGTGATGGACATGGCCAACGCCCTGCAGCAGAAGCCAGAGCGGGGTGTCAGGGTTCACTTCAACGACGGCGGATCTGAGGCCGCCATGATGGAAGTCTTCGTGGAGACCAAGTCCGTGGACGACCTGATGGGCAGCAAGGCGGGCAGACAGCAGCTGGGGCAGCTCAACGCGCAGCTGGAGCAGGCTATGGGCTCGCTGGGTCAGGGCATGAATATGATGCAGGGCGTCCACCAGGCACAACAAGCAGTGGATGCTGTCAACGCTCCCAACCTTGAAGCCATGCTGAGCGACATCGCTAGGATGCTGTCTTCAGGCGGGTCCGCTGGACTGTTCCCGGGTCTCGCTGGCAACGACTCTATGAATCTGCTGCTGCAGACCATGGACCAGCTCCCAGCCCTCAAGAGTCTGATGGAGAACCTGTCTCGGATGTTGGCAGGACTCGAAACCGGCCAGCCGTCCACAGCGCAGACCATGCAGCAAATGCTTGCCTCTGCGGCTTCGTCCCTCCAAGGCCTGCTGGGTAATGGCAGGTCCATGCCAGGGGCGGACGGCATGAGACAGATGATGGAAATGGCCGTCAACAGTCTGGTGGGCAACATGGAGCTCCTCAACACCTTGATGTACAGCACACAGCACACGCTGAGCGACCCCTCCTTCCTGCAGACCCTCAACAACACGCACTGCCTGATGACGACCCTCACAGACCCACGGCCCAACCAAGGCCTGGCCTTGCACTGCATGCAGCAGTTGATGCAGACTGTCCTAACCCCCCAGAACTCGGAGCAGATCATGACCACGATGAGAGACTTCCTCAACACCTATGTCAACAACCCCCAGACTCTGCAGACCGTGATGAAGCTCCTCCAGACCCCCAGCCTCGACACGGCCTTCACCTTGCTGCAGTCCTTCGTGGGCCAGCTGGACGTGGCGGGCAGTGACGTCACCACCGCCATGCAGACCGTGCAGACCATGCTGAGAGGTCTCCTGCAGAACCAGCCGCTGATGGAAGCTCTGTCCAAGCTGCTGCAGAGCCCGGAGAGCGGCTCGCTGTACAGAGACGTGATGGACATGCTGCGGAACTCCACGCTGGGCGACCCGGTCACTCAGCAGCTGCTCCTGGTGGTCAACGACACGCTGGTGAGGGTGTGGACGTCGGGGGACCTCGGGCAGGCGGCGGACACGTTGAGACAGATGACCGCCATGCTCAGCCAGGCCCAGGACCCCGGTCAGCCCTTGAGCCAGTCACAACTCGCCTTCCTCGACATGCTGAACAAGGTGATGGACATGATGGTCAGCGTCGCTAACCGCAGCACAACCCAGCTGCCTGATTCATCCACAACGGCCAGACCTGCAATCACAGACACCCCGACCCCCAGAGCTCCTCCATCCACCACCGCCACGGTCAGGGAGACGACCTCCTCGCCTGGTCAGACAACGACCTCttccacctccaccaccaccgctCGGCCAGCAACGCCGCTACCGCCCGCCAGGTCGTCCTCCGCGGCTCCATCGCCAGCACCTGCGACGACAGGAAGAAGCGACACTCaggatgacgatgatgacagTGGAGCCGTGCACCTTTCCTTTTCTGTAATCTCTGTGGCCCTGGCTCTATTCGTCTCTACAATGTTTCTTTAG